One segment of Nostoc piscinale CENA21 DNA contains the following:
- a CDS encoding DUF4864 domain-containing protein produces MEIHDTDAITIRSVIESQLAAFQQDDAQTAFSFASPGIQEQFQSPENFMRMVMLNYPAVYRPRSVMFEKITIIQDNITQPVLLLSPHGMPLRALYFMEQQRDDTWKINGCILVSVEAEIT; encoded by the coding sequence ATGGAAATTCATGATACTGATGCTATTACCATCCGTTCTGTAATTGAAAGTCAATTAGCAGCCTTTCAGCAAGATGATGCTCAAACTGCTTTTAGTTTCGCAAGTCCGGGAATTCAAGAGCAATTTCAAAGCCCAGAAAACTTTATGCGGATGGTAATGCTCAATTACCCAGCGGTGTATCGTCCTCGTTCTGTGATGTTTGAAAAAATTACTATTATTCAAGACAATATAACTCAACCTGTATTATTGTTGAGTCCTCATGGTATGCCTTTGAGGGCATTATATTTTATGGAACAGCAACGCGATGATACTTGGAAAATCAACGGTTGCATTTTAGTATCAGTAGAGGCGGAAATTACCTGA
- the larE gene encoding ATP-dependent sacrificial sulfur transferase LarE, which produces MKLSEKLQQLKALFGEMERALIAYSGGVDSTLVAKIAYDILGDRALAVTAVSPSLLPEELEDAKIQAATIGISHQIVPTNEMENPNYTSNPVNRCYFCKSELHDTLKPLAVELGYPYVVDGVNADDLHDYRPGIQAAKERGARSPLAEIGVSKLEVRQLSQQLGLPWWDKPAQPCLSSRFPYGEEITVAKLQRVGRAEIYLRKLGWDNLRVRSEGDTARIELAPEKIKDFVLAVDLPAVVGAFQEFGFIYVTLDLEGYRSGKLNQILRVNSEVRSQKAGGRS; this is translated from the coding sequence ATGAAATTGTCGGAAAAACTACAGCAACTCAAAGCCTTATTTGGCGAAATGGAACGCGCCTTAATTGCCTATTCTGGTGGTGTAGATAGTACTTTAGTGGCGAAGATTGCTTATGATATTTTAGGCGATCGCGCTTTGGCTGTCACAGCAGTTTCGCCTTCGCTGTTACCAGAAGAATTAGAAGACGCAAAAATTCAAGCCGCAACTATTGGGATTTCGCATCAAATTGTTCCAACAAATGAGATGGAAAATCCCAACTACACATCAAATCCTGTGAATCGCTGCTATTTTTGCAAAAGCGAACTACACGATACTCTCAAACCATTAGCTGTGGAGTTAGGCTACCCTTATGTTGTGGATGGGGTGAACGCCGACGATTTACACGATTATCGTCCAGGAATTCAAGCCGCCAAAGAACGAGGGGCGCGATCGCCTTTAGCTGAAATTGGTGTATCTAAATTAGAAGTTCGCCAACTTTCTCAACAACTTGGTTTACCTTGGTGGGATAAACCTGCTCAACCTTGCTTAAGTTCCCGTTTTCCTTACGGTGAAGAAATTACCGTAGCTAAACTACAACGTGTCGGTAGAGCCGAAATTTATCTGCGAAAACTCGGATGGGATAATTTGCGTGTACGCTCTGAAGGTGATACTGCTCGGATTGAGTTAGCCCCAGAAAAAATTAAAGATTTTGTTTTAGCTGTTGATTTACCTGCTGTAGTTGGTGCATTTCAAGAATTTGGCTTTATCTACGTCACTTTAGATTTAGAAGGTTATCGTAGCGGCAAATTAAATCAAATCTTAAGGGTGAATTCAGAAGTCAGAAGTCAGAAGGCAGGAGGTAGGAGTTAA
- a CDS encoding branched-chain amino acid ABC transporter permease, with the protein MDTQVIQLIVNGIALGSIIALAAVGLTLTYGILRLSNFAHGDFLTLGAYLTLLVNAAGVNIWLSMILAAVGTVAAMLLSEKLLWSKMRLIRATSTTLIIISIGLALFLRNGIILVWGGKNQNYNVPVTSAWDFFGVKIPQNQLLVLGLAVLAIVGLHYLLQNTKIGKAMRAVADDLDLARVSGINVEQVILWTWLIAGTLTSLGGSMYGLITAVRPNMGWFLILPLFASVILGGIGNPYGAIAAAFIIGIAQEVSTIWLGSQYKQGIALLIMILVLLIRPKGLFKGTI; encoded by the coding sequence ATGGATACACAAGTTATACAACTAATTGTCAATGGCATTGCTTTGGGGAGCATTATTGCTCTAGCTGCGGTTGGTCTAACTCTCACCTACGGGATTTTACGGTTATCGAATTTTGCTCATGGTGATTTTCTGACTTTAGGAGCTTATTTGACTCTGTTGGTAAATGCGGCTGGGGTAAATATCTGGCTATCAATGATTTTGGCAGCCGTAGGAACCGTCGCCGCGATGCTGTTATCAGAGAAGTTATTGTGGTCAAAGATGCGCTTAATTCGTGCCACTTCCACAACGCTGATTATTATTTCTATTGGTTTAGCTTTATTTTTGCGTAATGGCATTATCTTAGTTTGGGGTGGCAAAAACCAAAACTACAATGTTCCTGTCACTTCTGCTTGGGACTTTTTTGGTGTCAAAATCCCCCAAAATCAACTTTTGGTTTTAGGTCTAGCTGTGTTAGCAATTGTCGGGCTGCATTACCTCCTGCAAAACACCAAAATAGGTAAAGCGATGCGAGCTGTAGCAGATGACCTAGATTTAGCGAGAGTTTCCGGTATCAATGTTGAGCAAGTTATCTTGTGGACTTGGCTGATTGCTGGCACACTCACTTCCTTGGGTGGCAGCATGTACGGTTTAATTACAGCTGTGCGCCCCAATATGGGATGGTTTTTAATTTTGCCTTTGTTTGCTTCCGTAATTTTAGGCGGAATTGGAAATCCCTACGGAGCGATCGCCGCAGCTTTTATCATTGGGATTGCTCAGGAAGTTAGCACTATTTGGTTAGGGTCACAATACAAACAAGGTATTGCTCTACTAATTATGATTTTGGTGCTGCTCATTCGTCCCAAAGGTTTATTCAAAGGCACGATTTGA
- a CDS encoding photosystem I protein PsaX, translated as MATQNKSSAVADSGAKPPYPFRTGWALFLLAVNLLVAAYYFHIIE; from the coding sequence ATGGCTACTCAAAACAAAAGTTCCGCAGTGGCAGACAGTGGCGCAAAGCCTCCCTATCCATTTCGTACAGGTTGGGCTTTGTTTCTGTTAGCTGTTAACCTTTTGGTAGCGGCTTACTATTTCCACATCATTGAATAG
- the lipA gene encoding lipoyl synthase, whose product MTSLQPGEFKSEIMAMPSWLRRPIGKASEISTVQSIIKQRQIHTICEEGRCPNRGECYAQKTATFLLMGPTCTRACAFCQVDKGHAPMPLDLEEPLKVAEAVQLLGLNYVVLTSVARDDLPDQGAGHFVKTMDAVRKLNPGTQIEVLTPDFWGGAGVGEAGQRQRIELIVNAKPACFNHNIETVQRLTGRVRRGAKYDRSLRVLAIVKEIDPTIPTKSGLMLGHGETVAEVLETMADLRAIGCDRLTIGQYMRPSLDHLPVQKYWTPEEFDELGSLAWKMGFTHVRSGPLVRSSYHAGEDTTMKSEV is encoded by the coding sequence ATGACTTCGTTACAACCAGGGGAATTTAAGTCCGAAATTATGGCTATGCCTAGCTGGTTACGTCGCCCTATTGGCAAAGCCAGCGAAATTTCCACCGTACAAAGCATTATCAAACAGCGTCAAATTCACACAATTTGCGAAGAAGGACGTTGCCCTAACCGGGGAGAGTGCTATGCCCAAAAAACGGCTACTTTTTTGCTGATGGGGCCTACCTGCACCCGTGCTTGTGCTTTTTGTCAAGTTGATAAAGGCCATGCACCAATGCCGCTTGATTTAGAAGAACCCCTGAAGGTAGCAGAGGCGGTACAACTTCTAGGATTAAATTATGTGGTGTTGACTTCTGTGGCACGGGATGATTTGCCAGACCAAGGCGCGGGACATTTTGTCAAAACAATGGACGCGGTGAGAAAGTTAAACCCTGGAACTCAAATTGAAGTACTCACACCAGATTTTTGGGGTGGTGCAGGTGTGGGTGAGGCAGGACAGCGCCAACGGATTGAATTGATTGTGAATGCCAAACCTGCTTGTTTTAATCACAATATTGAGACGGTACAACGATTAACTGGCCGAGTGCGTCGGGGGGCAAAATATGATCGCTCCCTGCGAGTCTTGGCTATAGTGAAAGAAATTGACCCAACTATTCCCACCAAATCGGGTTTAATGCTGGGACATGGAGAAACTGTAGCAGAAGTTCTCGAAACAATGGCAGATTTAAGAGCTATAGGCTGCGATCGCTTAACTATTGGCCAGTATATGCGTCCTTCCTTAGATCATCTGCCAGTACAAAAATACTGGACTCCAGAGGAATTTGATGAGCTTGGTAGTCTAGCATGGAAAATGGGATTTACTCATGTCCGCTCTGGGCCTCTGGTTCGCAGTTCCTACCACGCAGGAGAAGATACAACTATGAAGTCTGAAGTTTAA
- a CDS encoding response regulator produces the protein MASNKILVIDDTTVVRVKVREMLPPGNFEVLEAKDGVEGLNFIRQEKLSLIMLDFLLPKMSGWEVFQQIQAQPELRKIPLVIMSGRKEEVTEKIPEPFEYFDFLGKPFDKKQLIDAIKSAMAKAKLPRSEPALVGVVAAKNGASTGTTSASAIAEQETVATASVDHLPLPPTSPIETASLAEIKALNEKIVQMQTEIDGLKKQLAQVVTFIKQKIK, from the coding sequence GTGGCCAGTAACAAAATTTTAGTTATCGATGACACTACCGTTGTCAGGGTAAAAGTCCGAGAAATGTTACCTCCAGGTAACTTCGAGGTATTAGAAGCAAAAGACGGGGTGGAAGGACTTAATTTTATCCGTCAAGAAAAACTCAGCTTGATTATGTTAGATTTCCTACTACCAAAAATGAGTGGCTGGGAAGTTTTTCAACAAATTCAAGCCCAGCCTGAGTTAAGGAAAATTCCTTTAGTGATCATGTCTGGTCGCAAGGAAGAAGTAACCGAAAAAATTCCAGAACCATTTGAATACTTTGATTTTCTGGGTAAACCATTTGATAAAAAGCAACTGATTGATGCGATTAAATCAGCAATGGCTAAGGCCAAGTTGCCACGTTCTGAACCAGCTTTGGTGGGAGTCGTTGCAGCTAAAAATGGCGCTAGTACAGGTACAACTAGTGCCAGTGCGATCGCAGAACAAGAAACAGTAGCTACAGCCAGTGTTGACCACTTGCCACTACCCCCAACATCTCCTATTGAAACAGCTTCTTTAGCAGAAATTAAAGCACTGAATGAGAAAATAGTTCAAATGCAAACTGAAATAGATGGCTTGAAAAAACAGTTAGCTCAGGTAGTCACCTTTATTAAACAGAAAATTAAGTAA
- a CDS encoding DNA cytosine methyltransferase — MNSDRPAIFSFFAGAGFLDLGFEHSGFNVVYVNEIFSPFMTAYRYSRELLKSPLPEYGYHHGEAGDVSKLVEGIQAQGLLELVKDCRKSKNIIGFIGGPPCPDFSIAGKNQGYLGDNGKLSSAYIELICQNLPDFFLFENVKGLWRTKKHRLFFESLKIRLQQVGYIFNERLINALEYGVPQNRERIILIGFHQHFINQNEIKKQLNLDFWQKYITHSQAKIFACPWPQCQSFQADSLLPCPDNIIPELTIEFWFRKNNIQAHPNTQHYFQPRAGMSKFATVGEGDDSKKSFKRLHRWRYSPTACYGNNEVHLHPYKMRRISVAEALAIQSLPGNFVLPELMSLTNMFKSIGNGVPYLLSQGLARTILDFLGIN; from the coding sequence ATGAATAGCGATCGTCCTGCAATTTTCTCATTCTTTGCTGGTGCTGGTTTTCTCGATTTAGGCTTTGAACATAGCGGGTTTAATGTTGTGTATGTGAATGAAATTTTCTCACCTTTCATGACAGCATACCGTTATTCCAGAGAATTACTCAAATCACCACTACCTGAATACGGATATCATCATGGAGAAGCAGGTGATGTCAGTAAGCTGGTTGAAGGAATACAAGCACAAGGTTTATTAGAACTAGTCAAAGATTGCCGCAAGTCTAAGAATATTATTGGTTTTATTGGTGGCCCGCCTTGTCCTGATTTTTCGATTGCTGGGAAAAATCAAGGCTACTTAGGAGATAACGGTAAACTTTCGTCCGCCTACATTGAATTAATTTGCCAGAATCTCCCTGATTTCTTTTTATTTGAAAATGTTAAGGGATTATGGCGAACAAAAAAACATCGATTATTTTTTGAATCTTTAAAAATCCGCTTACAGCAAGTAGGCTATATTTTTAACGAACGCTTAATTAATGCTCTTGAATATGGTGTACCTCAAAATAGGGAAAGAATTATTTTGATAGGTTTTCATCAGCATTTTATCAATCAAAATGAAATAAAAAAACAATTAAATCTAGACTTTTGGCAAAAATACATAACACATTCTCAAGCTAAAATTTTTGCTTGTCCTTGGCCGCAATGCCAATCATTTCAAGCAGATTCTTTATTACCTTGTCCGGATAATATTATTCCAGAATTAACTATTGAATTTTGGTTTAGAAAAAATAACATTCAGGCGCATCCTAATACTCAGCATTATTTTCAACCCAGAGCCGGGATGAGTAAGTTTGCGACTGTCGGTGAAGGAGATGATTCTAAAAAATCTTTTAAACGTCTGCACCGTTGGCGTTATTCTCCCACAGCTTGCTATGGCAATAATGAAGTACATTTACATCCTTATAAAATGCGGCGAATTTCTGTAGCCGAAGCTTTAGCCATACAATCTTTACCAGGAAATTTTGTACTTCCTGAACTGATGTCTTTGACTAATATGTTTAAATCCATTGGTAATGGTGTACCTTACTTGCTGTCTCAGGGGTTGGCGAGAACTATTCTTGATTTTTTAGGAATTAATTAA
- the deoC gene encoding deoxyribose-phosphate aldolase: MAADYPDIDIAPFIDHALLTPTATPEQVEQWCEQAYRFNFAAVCIYPTHVKQAAELLQNKKPKVCTVIGFPSGATTSAVKLYEAQEAVENGATELDLVLNLSWLKIGKTEEVHREIAEICEETGQTVKVILETGLLTDAEKRLAAEICMDAGAAFLKTSTGWNGSATVADVRLLKEIVRDRIGIKASGGIRTHEQALDLILAGATRLGTSRGIDLLHQRDNLEKGE, from the coding sequence ATGGCAGCAGACTATCCAGATATTGATATTGCGCCATTTATCGATCACGCCCTGTTAACGCCAACGGCTACTCCAGAGCAGGTTGAGCAATGGTGTGAACAAGCATATAGATTTAACTTTGCGGCGGTTTGCATTTACCCTACCCACGTTAAGCAAGCAGCAGAACTCCTACAAAACAAAAAGCCAAAAGTTTGTACTGTGATTGGTTTTCCGTCGGGAGCCACAACTTCAGCCGTTAAGCTGTATGAAGCGCAAGAAGCGGTAGAAAATGGCGCTACTGAGTTAGATTTAGTACTTAATTTAAGCTGGTTGAAGATCGGAAAAACCGAAGAAGTTCACCGAGAAATTGCTGAGATTTGTGAAGAAACAGGGCAAACAGTCAAGGTAATTTTAGAAACTGGTCTGCTGACAGATGCCGAAAAAAGACTAGCAGCAGAAATATGTATGGATGCGGGTGCAGCATTCCTGAAAACTAGTACAGGTTGGAATGGCAGTGCGACAGTAGCGGATGTGCGTCTTTTGAAAGAAATAGTCCGAGACAGGATAGGAATTAAAGCTTCTGGGGGTATTCGGACTCACGAACAAGCCTTAGACTTAATCCTAGCGGGTGCTACAAGATTGGGGACATCTCGCGGTATAGATTTGCTTCACCAGCGCGATAATCTGGAGAAAGGGGAATAG
- the recO gene encoding DNA repair protein RecO, whose translation MSKTYKATGINLKTQVLGESDRIVTILTREFGLIRAVAPGARKHNSSLGGRSGMFVVNELLIAKGRSLDKITQAQTLKTYPGLAQDLGKLAAGQYLAEIALSQALSEQPQEELYELLNAHLHQLEILPKAEISSVYAYLALGVFQLLVLAGLTPQIQACCLTQKPLTPDFTNPNWQVGFSVPTGGVICLEVWESLRRKREKEKWENRNHSEFSPSANSPIPSYETVVHRQEIPVISCRLSARELALLQQLSQPEIMQIDGIRDNGWLSIEQILRQYAQYHLGHSIRSATLIDSYFAANQP comes from the coding sequence ATGAGTAAAACTTATAAAGCAACTGGTATTAATCTTAAAACTCAGGTGCTGGGCGAGTCAGACAGAATAGTGACAATCTTGACACGAGAATTTGGTCTGATTCGCGCAGTTGCACCAGGGGCGCGTAAGCATAACTCTAGCCTGGGTGGTCGGAGTGGGATGTTTGTTGTGAATGAACTACTGATTGCGAAAGGGCGATCGCTCGATAAAATTACTCAAGCACAAACCTTAAAAACCTATCCCGGTTTAGCTCAAGATTTAGGAAAATTAGCCGCAGGTCAGTATTTAGCAGAAATAGCCTTATCTCAGGCTTTGAGCGAACAACCCCAAGAAGAACTTTATGAGTTACTGAATGCACATCTTCATCAATTAGAAATCCTCCCAAAAGCTGAAATATCATCTGTGTACGCATATCTCGCTTTGGGAGTGTTTCAACTTTTAGTTTTAGCAGGACTGACACCGCAAATCCAAGCCTGTTGTTTAACTCAAAAGCCTCTCACGCCAGACTTTACCAACCCCAACTGGCAAGTTGGATTTAGTGTTCCGACTGGTGGGGTAATTTGTTTAGAGGTATGGGAAAGTTTACGCAGAAAACGCGAGAAAGAAAAATGGGAAAATAGAAATCATTCCGAATTTTCCCCATCAGCAAATTCTCCTATCCCTAGTTACGAGACTGTTGTTCATCGACAAGAAATTCCAGTTATTTCCTGTCGTTTGAGTGCTAGAGAATTAGCTCTGCTCCAACAACTGTCACAACCAGAGATAATGCAAATTGATGGAATTAGAGATAATGGCTGGTTATCGATTGAGCAGATTTTACGTCAGTATGCTCAGTATCATTTAGGCCATTCTATTCGCTCCGCTACCCTGATAGATTCTTATTTTGCTGCCAACCAACCATGA
- a CDS encoding MFS transporter: MQPSDLDRKILPLSPSHTKKPSRTNTSNVTNHLKPVPISKNSQIYNQEISQPDVSTNGKEWTSDTVVNIAAPSHKEQSLPAATATEKAAGNGSGGEANSDTVQQQGFLPVLKNPNFLALWGGQVFCQLADKVYLVLMIALINTHFQASSQSISGWVSALMMAFTIPAVLFGSVAGVFVDRWSKKAVLVATNIWRGILVLVIPVLLWLTHDWQPIGVLPVGFAIILGVTFLVSTLTQFFAPAEQAAIPLVVEEQHLLSANSLYTTTMMASVIIGFAIGEPILAIADSIWAQFGGSNGLGKEILVGGSYAIAGVILMLLTTKEKPHAPDTEFPHVFSDLRDGFAYLKANHQVRNALVRLIILFSVFAALTVLAVRMAEVIPNLKASQFGFLLAAGGVGIAVGATILGQFGQRFSYSQLGLYGCLGMAVSLIGLALFTTQLWLVLLFVAILGIFGALVGIPMQTAIQTETPPEMRGKVFGLQNNVINIALTLPLALAGVAETFVGLKAVFLGLAAIVFFGGILTWYNSRQSA, translated from the coding sequence ATGCAACCATCTGATTTGGATCGAAAAATCCTTCCTTTATCACCAAGCCACACCAAAAAACCGAGTCGAACAAATACTTCTAATGTGACTAATCATTTGAAGCCTGTTCCCATCTCTAAAAATAGTCAAATTTACAACCAAGAAATTTCTCAACCCGATGTTTCAACCAATGGTAAAGAATGGACATCGGATACAGTCGTCAATATTGCTGCCCCCAGCCACAAAGAACAAAGTTTACCAGCCGCAACTGCAACCGAAAAAGCTGCTGGGAATGGTTCTGGTGGTGAAGCGAACTCAGATACAGTACAACAGCAAGGATTCTTACCTGTCTTAAAAAATCCTAATTTCTTAGCACTTTGGGGTGGACAAGTGTTTTGTCAACTGGCTGATAAAGTGTACTTAGTATTGATGATTGCTTTAATCAATACTCACTTTCAAGCCAGTAGTCAAAGCATTAGTGGTTGGGTATCAGCATTGATGATGGCATTTACGATTCCAGCCGTATTATTTGGTTCAGTGGCAGGAGTATTTGTAGATCGTTGGTCAAAAAAAGCAGTTTTGGTAGCAACAAATATCTGGCGGGGTATTTTGGTGTTGGTGATTCCTGTGTTGTTGTGGTTAACTCATGATTGGCAACCAATCGGAGTTTTACCAGTAGGTTTTGCCATAATTTTGGGTGTGACTTTTTTGGTGTCCACACTGACGCAGTTTTTTGCGCCAGCCGAACAAGCAGCAATTCCGTTGGTAGTCGAAGAACAACACTTACTTTCGGCAAACTCTCTATATACAACAACCATGATGGCTTCAGTTATTATTGGCTTTGCCATCGGTGAACCGATTTTAGCGATCGCAGATAGTATATGGGCGCAGTTTGGTGGTAGCAATGGTTTGGGTAAAGAAATTTTAGTGGGTGGCAGTTATGCGATCGCTGGTGTAATTTTAATGTTATTAACCACCAAAGAAAAACCCCACGCTCCCGATACGGAATTTCCTCATGTTTTCTCAGACTTACGTGATGGTTTTGCTTACCTCAAAGCTAATCATCAAGTGCGGAATGCTTTAGTCAGACTGATTATTTTGTTTTCTGTCTTTGCCGCTTTAACAGTGTTGGCAGTACGGATGGCAGAAGTTATTCCGAATTTAAAAGCTTCGCAATTTGGTTTTTTACTAGCAGCAGGTGGTGTAGGTATTGCAGTTGGCGCAACAATTTTAGGACAGTTTGGGCAACGCTTCTCCTATTCTCAACTCGGCCTGTATGGTTGTTTAGGAATGGCAGTATCTTTAATTGGTTTGGCTTTATTTACAACACAATTGTGGTTGGTGTTATTGTTTGTAGCTATATTGGGGATTTTTGGCGCTTTAGTTGGTATTCCAATGCAAACTGCGATTCAAACAGAAACTCCCCCAGAAATGCGGGGTAAAGTATTTGGTTTGCAAAATAATGTGATTAATATTGCCTTGACTTTACCTTTAGCACTAGCCGGTGTCGCTGAAACCTTCGTCGGATTGAAAGCTGTCTTTTTGGGACTAGCTGCGATCGTATTTTTTGGTGGAATTTTAACTTGGTATAACTCCCGTCAGTCTGCTTGA
- a CDS encoding BrnT family toxin encodes MRFIWDENKRQSNISNQGFGFVDAYIVFEGATFTFEDERYAHGEQRFITIGLLRGRVVFL; translated from the coding sequence ATGCGGTTCATTTGGGATGAAAATAAGCGGCAATCAAATATCAGCAATCAAGGATTTGGTTTTGTAGATGCTTATATAGTTTTTGAAGGTGCAACCTTTACTTTTGAAGATGAGCGTTATGCTCATGGAGAGCAGCGTTTTATTACAATAGGGCTACTGCGTGGGCGAGTTGTTTTTCTGTAA
- a CDS encoding peptidase — MGKMTLNPTPNIRKFLTAFVLTISTGLLIILAHFPSSATSLPPPKPHPLPSTLVQWNDQTNSGDYFSQVAKTEIGYLVWSQFPVQVYIERPITVSNQQAEDWVKSVLQSVQEWSVYLPLTVVEKPEIADIKIERKAPPLQLSPDKKILRARSALTTYQFYTKNNVLLHRFTILLSPSQTGNYVVAAARHELGHALGIWGHSPSQTDALYFSQVRNPPTISDRDVNTLKRVYQQPTSLGWNL, encoded by the coding sequence ATGGGGAAAATGACCCTAAACCCAACACCGAATATTAGAAAATTTCTAACAGCCTTTGTCTTAACTATAAGTACAGGGCTGTTAATTATTTTGGCTCACTTCCCATCTAGCGCCACTTCTTTACCTCCGCCAAAACCCCATCCCCTACCATCTACGCTAGTTCAGTGGAATGATCAGACAAACAGTGGCGATTACTTTTCTCAAGTTGCAAAAACAGAAATAGGTTATTTAGTTTGGTCACAATTTCCAGTTCAAGTTTATATAGAACGACCAATAACTGTTAGCAATCAACAGGCGGAAGACTGGGTGAAAAGTGTTTTGCAGTCTGTACAGGAATGGAGTGTTTACTTACCCTTAACAGTAGTAGAAAAGCCAGAAATTGCTGATATTAAAATTGAGCGAAAAGCCCCACCATTACAACTTTCACCAGATAAAAAAATTCTGCGGGCGCGTTCTGCTTTAACTACATACCAGTTTTATACCAAAAACAACGTTTTATTACACCGTTTTACTATTCTCTTGAGTCCTAGTCAGACTGGTAATTATGTCGTTGCAGCCGCACGCCATGAACTTGGTCACGCCTTGGGAATTTGGGGTCATAGTCCATCACAAACTGATGCTTTATATTTTTCCCAAGTCCGTAACCCACCAACTATTTCAGATAGAGATGTGAATACTTTGAAGCGAGTTTATCAACAGCCTACGAGTTTGGGATGGAATTTATAA
- the secG gene encoding preprotein translocase subunit SecG: protein MTVTNIVQIVWALSALGMIVLVLLHSPKGDGIGAIGGQAQLFSSTKSAENTLNRITWALTVIFLGLTVVLSAGWLPK from the coding sequence ATGACAGTTACAAATATCGTACAAATTGTTTGGGCATTATCCGCCCTGGGAATGATTGTTTTAGTATTGCTGCATAGTCCCAAAGGTGATGGGATTGGTGCTATTGGTGGACAAGCCCAATTATTTAGCAGTACCAAAAGCGCAGAAAACACCCTAAACCGAATTACTTGGGCTTTAACAGTGATTTTTCTCGGCTTAACAGTCGTTTTAAGTGCAGGTTGGCTACCCAAATAA